The following proteins come from a genomic window of Leptospira bandrabouensis:
- a CDS encoding DUF2126 domain-containing protein: MSIRVALSHITTYQYDKSIRLSPHVIRLRPAPHTKNHIVSYSLNILPEQKFLNWQQDPFGNYLARLVFPEKTNILQVAVDLVTDLKVINPFDFFVEEYAEKFPFTYDKILKKELTPYLKVKKPGKLLTSYLKTINKEPKRIVEFLVTLNAKIYSDIGYVIRMEPGIQTTEFTLSSRMGSCRDSAYLLVQILRHMGLAARFVSGYLIQLKADVKSLDGPSGAESDFTDLHAWAEVYIPGAGWVGLDPTSGLFAGEGHIPLAATPEPESAGPIQGFTEKAKSEFSFHMNVERVLETPRVTLPYHNEDWDRIIRLGDSIDKRIRKNDIRLTIGGEPTFVSTENREAPEWNFDALGFEKYSKSEQLIKRLGKHFAPGGLLQYSQGKWYPGEPIPRWAMISYWRKDGEPIWNHPYLLADDRYTGSATTEDARKFISVLGNHLNIPSKSIHSAYEDNLYYLWQEANLPKDTESMLDGLNTYDKMERERILRVIDSGIHREVGYTIPLDYDAFSHSWITDEWTFQRGKMFLIPGDSPIGFRLPLHSLGGKSYYPYPEDPAVPKPKLPKAKELGQSQLFTTNFSYSIGGFQTRTALCVEPRNGNIRVFLPPIQSLEGWLRLIYAIEQTALETDIPIVLEGYEAPHDPRLNRFKITPDPGVIEVNFHPSTSFGEIVEKTKVLYDEAYQLRLTAEKFLIDGRHSGTGGGNHITLGGATVGDSPFLRKPSLLRSLVAYWQNHPGLSYLFSGMFIGPTSQSPRIDEARNDSLHELKIAFQQIDSNRHTPPWMLDRILRNILIDITGNTHRTEISIDKLFDPGSPTGRLGLIEMRAFEMPPHYQMSVIQQAFMMAIVCKFWEDPYYGNPINWNTELHDRFMLPYFVYRDFKEVIQDLQNSGFGFLSKDFDPFFEFRFPQYGICYLDGMEIELRMALEPWNVLGEENTAQGTSRGVDSATERVQVKVKGFHPERYRLSCNGYEVPLQPTSVQNEFVAGVRFKAWSPVFTLHPQLPAQQSLVFDVYDTWNHRALGGCTYHVSHPGGLSYQTIPINGYEAESRRISRFWTHGHKIGKSLPPVRLENKAFPSTLDLRMVTFK, from the coding sequence TTGCCAGAACAGAAATTCCTTAATTGGCAACAGGATCCATTTGGTAATTATTTAGCACGTTTGGTTTTTCCTGAAAAAACAAATATTCTACAAGTAGCTGTAGATTTGGTTACAGACTTAAAGGTAATCAATCCATTTGATTTTTTTGTGGAAGAGTATGCGGAGAAATTTCCTTTTACTTATGACAAAATTTTAAAAAAGGAATTAACACCTTATTTAAAAGTTAAAAAACCGGGGAAACTACTTACATCGTATCTCAAAACAATTAATAAAGAACCAAAAAGAATCGTAGAATTTTTAGTAACTCTCAACGCAAAAATTTACTCTGACATTGGTTATGTGATTCGAATGGAACCTGGAATCCAAACTACTGAATTTACTCTTTCTTCTCGAATGGGTTCTTGTAGAGATTCTGCTTATTTGTTAGTTCAAATTCTGAGACATATGGGTCTTGCGGCAAGATTTGTATCTGGATATTTAATACAATTAAAAGCGGATGTAAAATCTTTAGATGGCCCATCGGGTGCTGAATCAGATTTTACCGATTTACATGCTTGGGCAGAAGTTTATATTCCTGGTGCTGGTTGGGTAGGACTTGATCCAACATCTGGTCTTTTTGCTGGTGAAGGACATATTCCTCTCGCGGCAACTCCAGAACCAGAATCTGCTGGCCCCATTCAAGGTTTTACAGAAAAAGCTAAGTCTGAGTTTTCTTTCCACATGAACGTGGAGAGAGTTTTGGAAACACCACGTGTTACTTTACCATATCATAATGAAGATTGGGATCGTATTATTCGGTTAGGTGATTCTATTGATAAAAGAATCAGAAAAAATGATATAAGGCTTACCATTGGTGGAGAACCTACTTTTGTATCCACAGAAAATCGGGAAGCACCGGAATGGAATTTTGATGCGTTGGGTTTTGAAAAATATTCTAAGTCAGAGCAGCTCATCAAACGTTTGGGAAAACATTTTGCACCTGGGGGACTACTGCAATATAGCCAAGGAAAATGGTATCCTGGAGAGCCAATTCCTCGTTGGGCTATGATTTCTTATTGGCGAAAAGATGGAGAACCAATTTGGAATCACCCGTATTTATTAGCAGACGATCGTTATACTGGTTCGGCAACCACAGAAGATGCAAGAAAATTCATAAGTGTTCTCGGAAACCATTTAAATATACCTTCTAAATCAATTCATTCAGCTTATGAAGATAATTTGTATTATCTTTGGCAAGAAGCAAATTTGCCAAAGGATACCGAATCCATGTTAGATGGTTTAAATACTTATGACAAAATGGAACGGGAACGTATCTTAAGAGTGATCGATTCTGGCATTCATCGTGAAGTTGGTTACACAATTCCCCTTGATTACGATGCTTTCAGCCATTCTTGGATTACAGATGAATGGACTTTTCAGCGTGGCAAGATGTTTTTAATTCCTGGAGATTCACCTATTGGATTTAGGCTTCCCTTACATTCCTTAGGTGGAAAATCGTATTATCCTTATCCAGAAGATCCCGCCGTACCCAAACCAAAATTGCCCAAAGCAAAGGAATTAGGGCAGTCACAGTTATTTACAACAAACTTTAGTTATTCGATTGGTGGCTTTCAGACAAGAACCGCCCTTTGTGTCGAACCCCGAAATGGAAACATCCGTGTTTTTTTACCACCCATCCAATCTTTAGAAGGTTGGCTCAGGCTCATTTATGCAATTGAACAAACGGCCCTAGAAACAGACATTCCGATTGTTTTGGAAGGCTACGAAGCTCCTCATGACCCAAGGTTAAATCGTTTTAAAATTACCCCAGATCCCGGTGTGATTGAGGTAAACTTCCATCCTTCCACTTCCTTTGGAGAGATCGTTGAAAAAACAAAAGTTCTATATGACGAGGCTTACCAACTTCGATTGACTGCAGAAAAATTTTTAATTGATGGTCGTCATTCTGGAACAGGCGGTGGAAATCACATCACATTAGGTGGAGCAACTGTTGGTGATAGCCCATTCTTACGAAAACCTTCGCTTTTACGAAGTTTGGTTGCCTATTGGCAAAATCATCCAGGACTTTCCTATTTATTCTCTGGAATGTTTATTGGACCTACTTCGCAATCACCTAGAATTGATGAAGCAAGAAATGATTCATTACATGAATTAAAAATAGCATTCCAACAAATAGATTCCAATCGACATACTCCACCTTGGATGTTGGATCGAATTTTAAGAAATATTTTAATTGATATTACAGGAAATACACATCGAACAGAAATATCTATAGACAAATTGTTTGATCCAGGGTCACCTACTGGCCGTTTGGGGCTTATCGAAATGCGAGCATTTGAAATGCCACCTCATTATCAGATGAGTGTCATCCAACAAGCATTTATGATGGCTATTGTTTGTAAGTTTTGGGAAGATCCATACTATGGAAATCCCATTAATTGGAATACTGAATTACACGATCGATTTATGTTACCTTATTTTGTTTATCGTGATTTTAAAGAAGTGATTCAAGATTTACAAAATAGTGGTTTTGGTTTTTTATCAAAAGACTTTGATCCTTTTTTTGAATTTAGGTTTCCACAATATGGAATTTGTTATTTAGATGGTATGGAAATTGAATTACGAATGGCACTTGAACCATGGAACGTACTTGGAGAAGAAAATACAGCACAAGGAACTTCACGGGGAGTAGATTCTGCTACAGAGAGAGTGCAAGTCAAAGTTAAAGGATTTCATCCAGAGAGATATCGTTTGAGTTGTAATGGATACGAAGTTCCACTACAACCAACTTCGGTTCAGAATGAATTCGTTGCTGGTGTTCGTTTTAAAGCCTGGTCACCTGTATTTACTTTACATCCACAATTACCGGCACAACAATCGTTAGTGTTTGATGTTTACGATACCTGGAATCATAGAGCTCTTGGTGGTTGTACTTATCATGTTTCTCATCCTGGAGGATTGTCATACCAAACCATTCCTATCAATGGATATGAAGCAGAATCAAGAAGGATTTCTCGTTTTTGGACTCATGGTCATAAGATTGGAAAAAGTTTGCCGCCAGTTCGTTTAGAAAATAAAGCCTTCCCATCTACCTTAGATCTTAGGATGGTTACATTCAAATAG
- a CDS encoding circularly permuted type 2 ATP-grasp protein: protein MMTQEPFPLIGNYKTIPGVYDELYDAEGQIRNKYKFLVKSFQELGPAELLNRRRDTDRILRENGVTYNLYQSDSPEAKERPWDLDLFPLVMESEEWRILERGLNQRADLLDALVRDVYSKRRLLHEKKIPPEILFNETSFLRACDGMYDSNHFLTKNPALLFFVCDIIRAADGNFYVLNDRVQAPSGSGYSLENRIVLSRIFPSMYRDAMVHRVAVYFRSLRKSLTQLAGVSGREPVIVLLTPGPSNETYFEHAYLAGYLGYTLVQGEDLTVRKNKVYMKTVEGLQQIDLILRRVDDDFMDPLELRGDSLLGVPGLLESVRSGHVKIANPIGTGFLENRALLPFYSDLCRFYLGEDLILPMAPTYWMGTLHHFQLVLQNPEKYVFKTVSRTDEEKPVTFIELSGARKDSFLQKLKSSPNRFIAQEMIASATVPVLGENGFRPGRAIMRTFVSSSGSGYQTMAGGLVRVSPSLDDFFITSQRGAWSKDLWVLATETQKEESLLVPKSDQVLISRKSAGVPSRVADNLFWLARYLERSENQTRVIREATYKILQVEDGYERESLENSLKLVTHVTNSYPGFIGDDAGELFLNPFPELQRLTTNRQIVGSLAFHLKSLVTASKSVRDRLSEDMKKILLHLEDQSIHEIESYDQIIDYLQKIIVNLSSLTGLSFENMSREAGWYFLNLGRRIERSINMILMLQGMIRWDKFRDKSSFETFLRINDIRLTYNRRYSGKIDQESVLDILLFDTTNPRSFAYQLEQINSNIKFLPGKDEKVVYSEDRAALQLYTHFKMKDISIFFASENPLESVSIWLEELHTFLKQLSEALSGRYFNYTEEQTRIGDGNG, encoded by the coding sequence ATGATGACTCAAGAACCTTTTCCTTTAATCGGAAATTATAAAACCATTCCTGGAGTTTATGATGAACTCTACGATGCAGAAGGTCAAATTCGAAACAAATATAAGTTCTTAGTAAAATCCTTTCAAGAACTTGGCCCGGCGGAGTTATTGAATCGACGACGTGATACGGATCGAATTTTAAGAGAAAATGGTGTTACATATAATTTATACCAATCAGATTCACCCGAAGCAAAAGAAAGGCCTTGGGATTTAGATTTATTTCCATTAGTAATGGAAAGTGAGGAATGGAGGATTTTAGAAAGAGGACTTAATCAACGTGCTGATTTACTTGATGCACTGGTTAGAGATGTATATTCCAAAAGACGACTGTTACACGAAAAAAAAATTCCACCAGAAATTCTATTTAATGAAACATCATTTTTACGTGCTTGCGACGGAATGTATGATTCTAATCACTTTCTAACTAAAAATCCGGCACTTCTTTTTTTTGTTTGTGATATAATAAGAGCTGCGGATGGAAATTTTTATGTTTTGAATGATCGTGTACAAGCACCTTCAGGTTCTGGATATTCATTAGAAAATCGGATTGTATTGTCTCGAATTTTTCCCAGTATGTATCGCGATGCAATGGTTCACCGCGTTGCAGTTTACTTTCGCTCCCTACGAAAATCCTTAACTCAACTTGCGGGCGTTAGTGGAAGAGAGCCGGTTATAGTTTTATTAACCCCAGGACCATCGAATGAAACATATTTTGAGCATGCCTATCTTGCTGGATATTTAGGTTACACACTTGTCCAAGGCGAAGACTTAACAGTTAGAAAAAATAAAGTATATATGAAAACTGTGGAAGGTTTGCAACAAATCGATTTGATTTTGCGAAGAGTTGATGATGATTTTATGGATCCTTTGGAACTTAGAGGAGATTCACTTTTAGGCGTTCCTGGACTTTTAGAATCAGTTCGTTCTGGACATGTAAAAATTGCGAATCCTATTGGAACTGGCTTTTTAGAAAATCGCGCTTTATTGCCTTTTTATTCAGATTTATGCCGTTTTTATTTGGGCGAAGATTTAATTCTGCCAATGGCACCAACTTATTGGATGGGAACACTACATCACTTTCAATTAGTTTTACAAAATCCAGAAAAATATGTTTTTAAAACAGTATCTCGTACTGATGAAGAAAAACCTGTAACTTTCATTGAACTGAGCGGAGCTAGAAAAGATTCGTTTTTACAAAAATTAAAATCATCGCCCAATCGTTTCATTGCACAAGAAATGATCGCTTCTGCCACTGTTCCTGTGTTAGGTGAAAATGGCTTTCGACCGGGTCGGGCTATCATGAGAACATTTGTTTCTTCCTCTGGATCTGGATATCAAACCATGGCTGGTGGTTTAGTAAGGGTTTCACCTTCCTTGGATGATTTTTTCATTACAAGCCAAAGAGGTGCTTGGAGTAAAGACCTTTGGGTTCTCGCTACGGAAACTCAAAAAGAAGAATCACTTTTAGTACCAAAATCAGATCAAGTTTTGATTTCAAGAAAAAGTGCAGGAGTGCCGAGCCGTGTCGCAGATAATTTATTTTGGTTGGCAAGGTATTTGGAAAGATCAGAAAATCAAACGCGTGTCATACGAGAGGCCACATATAAAATTTTACAAGTTGAAGACGGTTACGAAAGAGAATCTTTAGAAAATTCCTTAAAATTAGTAACACATGTTACTAATAGTTATCCAGGTTTTATTGGAGACGACGCAGGTGAATTATTTTTAAACCCATTTCCAGAACTACAGCGATTAACAACAAATCGCCAAATAGTAGGTAGTTTAGCTTTTCATCTAAAGAGCCTAGTGACAGCTTCTAAATCTGTTAGAGATCGACTCTCAGAAGATATGAAAAAGATTTTATTGCACTTAGAAGACCAATCGATTCATGAAATCGAATCTTATGATCAGATTATTGACTATCTACAAAAAATAATCGTGAACTTATCTTCATTAACTGGTTTGTCTTTTGAAAATATGAGTCGAGAAGCCGGTTGGTATTTTTTAAATCTTGGTCGTCGCATCGAAAGATCAATCAATATGATTTTGATGTTACAAGGAATGATCCGATGGGATAAATTTCGGGACAAATCATCCTTTGAAACTTTTTTGAGAATTAATGACATTAGATTAACTTATAATAGGCGATATAGTGGAAAAATAGACCAAGAATCAGTTTTAGATATTTTGTTATTTGATACTACTAATCCTAGATCTTTTGCTTATCAATTAGAACAAATCAATTCAAATATAAAGTTTTTACCAGGTAAAGATGAGAAAGTCGTTTATTCAGAAGATCGTGCGGCTCTTCAGCTATACACTCACTTTAAAATGAAAGATATTTCTATATTCTTTGCGAGTGAAAATCCTTTAGAATCTGTTTCCATTTGGTTGGAAGAGTTACATACCTTTTTAAAACAATTATCTGAAGCCCTGTCTGGTCGGTATTTCAATTATACCGAAGAACAAACAAGGATCGGAGATGGTAATGGCTGA
- a CDS encoding transglutaminase family protein: MADFKVIHKTKYSYDDTVAYCHNMAHMYPLTTSHQDCFRTHVTVNPKPVVSSFRRDYFGNQVFLFSVEDPHRSLEVVVESTVRTHQSLGIDLSKSTPWENIYSLIHESTLDADLLSIEYIQPSSFIAAKQSYSEFARLFFTDGKPVYAAALEMTTYIYQTFQYDPKATSINTPIDQVLNERKGVCQDFSHLMIAALRSLRIPARYVSGYLETLPPPGTQKLQGSDATHAWVSVYCPIFGWLDFDPTNGKIITEEYIITAVGRDYADVSPLKGILFGGGKHKLKVEVDVIREQI, from the coding sequence ATGGCTGATTTTAAAGTAATACATAAAACTAAGTATAGTTATGATGATACAGTTGCTTACTGCCATAATATGGCTCACATGTATCCGTTGACAACCTCGCACCAGGATTGTTTTAGAACTCATGTGACTGTAAACCCTAAACCTGTAGTCTCTTCCTTTCGAAGAGATTACTTTGGTAACCAAGTCTTTTTGTTTTCGGTAGAAGATCCTCATCGTTCTTTAGAAGTTGTTGTTGAATCGACAGTACGAACACATCAGTCTTTGGGAATTGATTTATCTAAATCGACTCCTTGGGAAAATATATATTCACTCATTCATGAGTCCACGCTTGATGCAGACCTTTTGTCTATTGAATACATCCAACCATCTTCGTTTATTGCGGCTAAACAAAGTTATTCGGAATTTGCACGTTTGTTTTTTACTGATGGCAAACCTGTTTATGCGGCGGCCTTGGAGATGACAACTTATATTTACCAAACTTTTCAATATGATCCTAAAGCGACGAGTATTAACACACCAATTGACCAAGTTTTAAACGAAAGAAAAGGTGTGTGTCAAGATTTCTCTCATTTGATGATAGCTGCCTTACGTTCGTTAAGAATTCCAGCTCGTTATGTGAGCGGATATTTAGAGACACTTCCTCCTCCCGGTACGCAAAAATTACAAGGAAGTGATGCAACACATGCGTGGGTTTCTGTTTATTGTCCTATCTTTGGTTGGTTGGATTTTGATCCAACAAATGGCAAAATCATCACAGAAGAATATATTATCACAGCTGTTGGTCGAGATTATGCGGACGTATCTCCATTAAAGGGAATTTTATTTGGTGGTGGAAAACATAAGTTGAAAGTTGAAGTAGATGTAATACGAGAACAAATTTAA
- a CDS encoding Spx/MgsR family RNA polymerase-binding regulatory protein: MSRSNPKVYEYSGCSTCRNALKYLKAKKVDFQQVPIRDNPPSVTELKKAKQYLGDIKKLFNTSGKDYREGNWKEKLTALTEDQIYKELSSNGNLVKRPFVVGDGWFLVGFKEEEWKEKLG, translated from the coding sequence ATGAGTCGTTCCAACCCGAAAGTTTACGAATATTCTGGATGTAGTACCTGCCGAAATGCCCTCAAATATTTAAAAGCCAAAAAAGTGGATTTTCAGCAAGTCCCTATCCGGGACAATCCCCCTTCTGTCACAGAGCTTAAGAAAGCAAAACAATACTTAGGTGATATTAAAAAACTTTTTAATACCTCAGGTAAGGATTATCGTGAAGGAAATTGGAAAGAAAAGTTAACTGCACTTACGGAAGATCAAATTTATAAAGAACTCTCCTCGAATGGAAATTTGGTGAAACGACCGTTTGTTGTGGGCGATGGTTGGTTTTTGGTAGGGTTTAAGGAAGAGGAGTGGAAGGAAAAATTGGGGTAG